One Desulfitibacter alkalitolerans DSM 16504 genomic window carries:
- a CDS encoding 3-keto-5-aminohexanoate cleavage protein, whose translation MQKLIITAAINGAEVTKEQQPGLPILPDEVGQEAAECEKAGASIIHLHGRDEAGRPTQDSEIFRKYIEAIKVKSNVIIQTSTGGAVGMAPEERLQPVSLAPEMATLTTGTVNFGEEVFYNAPRDIEKFAAYMKEMGVKPEIEVFDVGMINNAMVLVKKGLLSLPLHFDFVMGVPGGITGTPKNLLHLVESIPEGSTWSVAGIGRAELPLAVMAIILGGHVRVGFEDNIYYSKGVLAESNAQLVQRIARIAGELGREVATPDEARQILGISGKSQNQIRGTTSYGSS comes from the coding sequence ATGCAAAAGCTTATTATTACTGCGGCAATTAATGGGGCAGAAGTGACAAAGGAACAGCAGCCCGGACTGCCTATTCTTCCTGATGAGGTAGGCCAGGAAGCAGCAGAGTGTGAAAAAGCAGGTGCTTCAATTATTCATCTCCATGGAAGAGATGAGGCCGGTAGGCCTACCCAGGATAGTGAGATTTTCAGGAAGTACATTGAAGCAATTAAAGTAAAATCCAATGTTATTATTCAAACGTCTACAGGCGGAGCTGTAGGAATGGCACCAGAGGAGAGACTGCAGCCAGTATCTCTTGCACCTGAAATGGCAACCCTGACAACAGGAACAGTAAACTTTGGGGAGGAGGTTTTCTACAATGCTCCCAGGGATATTGAGAAGTTTGCTGCATATATGAAAGAAATGGGTGTAAAGCCTGAAATTGAAGTGTTTGATGTAGGCATGATAAATAATGCCATGGTTCTGGTAAAAAAGGGGTTGCTTAGTTTACCCCTTCACTTTGATTTTGTCATGGGAGTTCCAGGAGGCATTACCGGAACACCAAAGAATCTCTTGCATTTGGTAGAATCCATTCCAGAGGGATCTACCTGGTCAGTTGCTGGCATAGGCAGAGCTGAACTGCCCCTGGCTGTAATGGCAATTATTTTGGGAGGGCATGTCAGGGTAGGCTTTGAGGATAATATCTATTATTCAAAGGGTGTACTAGCAGAATCAAATGCCCAGTTGGTGCAAAGGATAGCAAGGATAGCCGGGGAGCTTGGAAGAGAAGTGGCCACACCAGATGAAGCCAGACAAATCTTAGGTATATCTGGCAAAAGCCAAAATCAGATAAGAGGCACAACCTCTTATGGCTCATCCTAA